One Candidatus Campbellbacteria bacterium genomic region harbors:
- the rpsO gene encoding 30S ribosomal protein S15, producing the protein MLSKKKKIKVIKESARHDADTGSPEVQINLLSKRIDELSKHLKDNRKDKHSRRGLLGMVAQRRTHLAYLKKKNPAKYTELMKKIKE; encoded by the coding sequence ATGTTATCCAAGAAAAAGAAAATCAAAGTTATCAAAGAAAGCGCTCGGCACGATGCTGACACTGGTTCTCCAGAAGTACAAATCAATTTGCTCTCAAAACGTATTGATGAACTTTCGAAGCACCTGAAAGACAACCGCAAGGACAAACACTCACGACGTGGTCTTCTCGGAATGGTGGCACAACGCCGAACACATTTGGCATACCTCAAAAAGAAAAACCCAGCAAAGTACACTGAGTTGATGAAGAAGATCAAAGAGTAA
- a CDS encoding NYN domain-containing protein, whose translation MTIIKQKAQRVAVFIDAQNLYHSARHLYNARVNFAAIVKDAIGERPLVRAIAYVISTESGEEKTFFEALTKMGIEVKTKDLQIFAGGAKKADWDVGLAMDAVKLAPKLDAVVIVSGDGDYVPLVQYLQISEGCQVEAIAFGRSTSAKLIEAADHFTNLDEDPRKYLMGYRGGRNDRKRPPQEQK comes from the coding sequence ATGACCATAATCAAACAGAAGGCACAGCGCGTTGCCGTTTTTATCGACGCGCAAAATCTCTATCACAGTGCACGACATCTCTACAACGCTCGCGTTAATTTCGCAGCAATCGTTAAAGATGCAATAGGGGAGCGACCGCTCGTTCGTGCAATCGCATACGTTATTTCAACTGAATCAGGTGAAGAAAAAACATTTTTTGAAGCTCTTACCAAGATGGGTATTGAGGTGAAGACAAAAGATTTACAAATTTTCGCAGGAGGTGCAAAAAAGGCCGACTGGGACGTTGGACTCGCCATGGACGCAGTGAAACTCGCACCAAAATTGGATGCCGTTGTCATTGTATCTGGGGACGGAGACTATGTTCCACTTGTGCAGTATCTTCAAATTAGTGAAGGGTGCCAAGTAGAAGCAATCGCATTCGGACGTTCAACATCCGCAAAACTCATCGAGGCTGCAGATCATTTCACAAACCTCGACGAAGACCCTCGTAAGTACCTCATGGGGTACCGAGGTGGACGCAACGATCGCAAACGACCTCCGCAAGAACAGAAATAA
- a CDS encoding tyrosine-type recombinase/integrase gives MIKDVETLKREFLEYLEIERGRSIKTIENYDRYLSRFIAFSKVSKTSDITETSVREFRLWLNRQTSRVQKKDAGNTLKKNTQNYYLIALRAFLKFLRKRNVETLQPEAIELAKVGERDLDLITPVELGRIMDAPKGSSVQALRDKALLELLFSTGMRVSELVSLPRDVDLSRGEFSIRGKGEKVRVVFVSPSARDAVNAYLEKRTDMDDALFIQFGKASKNAKDLRLTARSVERLVKRYAVKSGISKKVTPHVIRHSFATDLLENGADLRSVQALLGHANITTTQVYTHVTDKHLKEVHNKFHGQQKQ, from the coding sequence ATGATCAAAGATGTTGAAACATTAAAAAGAGAATTTCTTGAATACCTCGAGATTGAGCGAGGTCGTTCTATTAAGACAATAGAAAACTACGACCGGTACCTCTCTCGATTTATTGCATTTTCGAAGGTGTCCAAGACGAGTGATATTACCGAGACATCTGTTCGTGAATTTCGTTTGTGGTTGAACCGCCAAACATCGCGTGTCCAGAAAAAAGATGCAGGTAACACCTTGAAAAAGAATACACAGAACTACTACCTCATCGCCCTCCGTGCATTTTTAAAGTTTCTACGTAAACGAAACGTGGAAACACTTCAACCAGAAGCAATTGAACTCGCAAAAGTCGGCGAACGTGATCTTGATTTAATTACACCAGTGGAGCTTGGTCGTATTATGGATGCCCCAAAAGGAAGCTCTGTGCAAGCACTGCGAGATAAGGCGTTGTTGGAGCTACTCTTTTCAACAGGTATGCGTGTATCGGAGCTCGTATCACTTCCGCGCGATGTTGATTTGTCGCGAGGCGAATTCTCTATTCGTGGAAAGGGTGAAAAGGTTCGTGTGGTCTTCGTTTCCCCTTCTGCACGAGATGCGGTTAATGCGTATTTAGAAAAAAGAACTGACATGGACGATGCACTCTTTATCCAGTTTGGAAAGGCGTCAAAAAATGCAAAAGACTTGAGGTTAACGGCTCGTTCTGTTGAGCGTTTGGTAAAACGATATGCAGTGAAATCAGGTATCAGTAAGAAAGTAACACCACACGTCATTCGCCACTCGTTTGCGACCGATTTACTTGAGAATGGTGCTGATTTACGAAGTGTGCAGGCACTCCTCGGTCATGCAAATATCACCACGACGCAAGTGTACACGCACGTGACCGACAAACATTTGAAAGAGGTGCACAACAAATTCCACGGCCAACAAAAACAATAG